The Apium graveolens cultivar Ventura chromosome 6, ASM990537v1, whole genome shotgun sequence genome contains a region encoding:
- the LOC141667092 gene encoding putative protein phosphatase 2C 22 isoform X1: MEGSKIVVKEEINHENSTTDGRPPNPFAPASRNCFSASYKKSLVRHPSLVKTNTSDISVELKACGEDLDIEFVPILRSGAWADIGFRSSMEDVYVCADNIMHDYGIKNCDSGPSAFYGVFDGHGGKHAADFACQHLPRFIAEDDGFPEEVERVLASAFLQTDNAFAKACSLDAALESGTTALAALVLGSSLVVANAGDCRAVLCRRGKAIEMSRDHKPICSNERRRIEASGGYVYDGYLNGQINVARALGDWHMDGLKCSNGGPLSSEPEVMSTKLTKEDEFLIIGCDGIWDVFMSQNAVDFARRKLQEHNDPVMCSKDLVDEALKRKSGDNLAAVVVCFQPQPPPNLIAPRGRVQRSISAEGLKELQSFLDSLEN, translated from the exons ATGGAAGGAAGTAAAATCGTTGTTAAAGAAGAAATTAACCATGAGAATTCCACTACTGATGGTAGGCCCCCCAACCCATTTGCTCCTGCTTCAAGAAATTGCTTCAGTGCTTCTTACAAGAAGTCCCTGGTTCGACACCCTTCACTG GTGAAGACAAATACATCTGACATTTCTGTGGAACTGAAAGCTTGTGGAGAAGATCTCGATATTGAGTTTGTACCTATTCTTCGTTCGGGAGCGTGGGCTGACATTGGGTTTCGTTCAAGCATGGAGGATGTATATGTTTGTGCTGACAATATAATGCACGACTATGGGATAAAAAACTGTGACAGTGGGCCAAGTGCCTTCTATGGg GTATTTGATGGTCATGGAGGAAAGCATGCAGCTGACTTTGCATGTCAACATTTGCCAAGGTTCATCGCTGAGGATGATGGTTTCCCTGAAGAGGTCGAGAGGGTCTTGGCTTCAGCCTTTCTGCAAACTGACAATGCTTTTGCAAAAGCTTGCTCCCTCGATGCTGCCCTTGAATCTGGGACAACTGCATTGGCAGCCCTTGTCCTCGGGAG CTCACTGGTGGTGGCAAATGCCGGTGACTGTAGAGCTGTACTATGTAGAAGAGGTAAAGCTATTGAGATGTCAAGGGATCATAAGCCAATTTGCTCAAATGAAAGAAGGCGTATTGAAGCTTCCGGGGGATATGTCTATGATGGATACCTTAACGGACAAATTAATGTTGCCCGTGCTTTGGGGGACTGGCACATGGATGGTCTAAAGTGTAGCAATGGTGGACCCCTAAGTTCAGAGCCTGAAGTAATGAGCACAAAGCTAACTAAAGAAGATGAATTCTTAATTATAGGCTGTGATGGAATCTGGGATGTGTTTATGAGCCAGAATGCTGTTGATTTTGCACGCAGAAAGCTTCAGGAGCACAATGACCCAGTTATGTGCAGCAAGGATCTGGTTGATGAGGCTCTCAAACGAAAAAGTGGGGACAATCTAGCTGCTGTCGTGGTGTGCTTCCAACCACAGCCACCCCCAAATCTGATTGCCCCCCGAGGAAGAGTGCAGAGAAGTATATCTGCGGAGGGCTTGAAGGAACTACAGAGCTTCTTAGATAGCTTGGAAAACTGA
- the LOC141667092 gene encoding putative protein phosphatase 2C 22 isoform X2: MEGSKIDVKESNGSSTTAIDGRPPNPFARNCLKASSKKSFVRQPSPVKTNTSDISVELKACGEDLDIEFVPILRSGAWADIGFRSSMEDVYVCADNIMHDYGIKNCDSGPSAFYGVFDGHGGKHAADFACQHLPRFIAEDDGFPEEVERVLASAFLQTDNAFAKACSLDAALESGTTALAALVLGSSLVVANAGDCRAVLCRRGKAIEMSRDHKPICSNERRRIEASGGYVYDGYLNGQINVARALGDWHMDGLKCSNGGPLSSEPEVMSTKLTKEDEFLIIGCDGIWDVFMSQNAVDFARRKLQEHNDPVMCSKDLVDEALKRKSGDNLAAVVVCFQPQPPPNLIAPRGRVQRSISAEGLKELQSFLDSLEN, from the exons ATGGAAGGAAGTAAAATTGATGTAAAAGAATCTAATGGGAGCTCTACTACTGCCATTGATGGTAGGCCTCCCAACCCATTTGCTCGCAATTGTTTGAAAGCCTCTTCTAAGAAGTCTTTTGTTCGACAGCCATCGCCG GTGAAGACAAATACATCTGACATTTCTGTGGAACTGAAAGCTTGTGGAGAAGATCTCGATATTGAGTTTGTACCTATTCTTCGTTCGGGAGCGTGGGCTGACATTGGGTTTCGTTCAAGCATGGAGGATGTATATGTTTGTGCTGACAATATAATGCACGACTATGGGATAAAAAACTGTGACAGTGGGCCAAGTGCCTTCTATGGg GTATTTGATGGTCATGGAGGAAAGCATGCAGCTGACTTTGCATGTCAACATTTGCCAAGGTTCATCGCTGAGGATGATGGTTTCCCTGAAGAGGTCGAGAGGGTCTTGGCTTCAGCCTTTCTGCAAACTGACAATGCTTTTGCAAAAGCTTGCTCCCTCGATGCTGCCCTTGAATCTGGGACAACTGCATTGGCAGCCCTTGTCCTCGGGAG CTCACTGGTGGTGGCAAATGCCGGTGACTGTAGAGCTGTACTATGTAGAAGAGGTAAAGCTATTGAGATGTCAAGGGATCATAAGCCAATTTGCTCAAATGAAAGAAGGCGTATTGAAGCTTCCGGGGGATATGTCTATGATGGATACCTTAACGGACAAATTAATGTTGCCCGTGCTTTGGGGGACTGGCACATGGATGGTCTAAAGTGTAGCAATGGTGGACCCCTAAGTTCAGAGCCTGAAGTAATGAGCACAAAGCTAACTAAAGAAGATGAATTCTTAATTATAGGCTGTGATGGAATCTGGGATGTGTTTATGAGCCAGAATGCTGTTGATTTTGCACGCAGAAAGCTTCAGGAGCACAATGACCCAGTTATGTGCAGCAAGGATCTGGTTGATGAGGCTCTCAAACGAAAAAGTGGGGACAATCTAGCTGCTGTCGTGGTGTGCTTCCAACCACAGCCACCCCCAAATCTGATTGCCCCCCGAGGAAGAGTGCAGAGAAGTATATCTGCGGAGGGCTTGAAGGAACTACAGAGCTTCTTAGATAGCTTGGAAAACTGA
- the LOC141667091 gene encoding pleiotropic drug resistance protein 1-like — MEGSDIFRVSSARISSSNIWRSSGRDIFSRTSVEQDDEEALTWAAIEKLPTYLRIRRGLLTDKEGEAREIDIKNLGVAEKRSLLERLVKVAEEDNERFLLKLKERIDRVGLEIPAIEVRFDHLNVDAKAYVGGRALPTIFNFSANILEGTLNYLHLLPSRKKPLPILHDVSGIIKPGRMVLLLGPPSSGKTTLLLALAGKLGSDLQVSGRVTYNGAGMDEFVPQRTSAYISQHDLHIGEMTVRETLAFSARCQGVGARYETLLELSRREKEANIKPDPDIDIYMKATSLEGQETSVVTDYTLKILGLEACADTIVGDEMFRGISGGQKKRLTTGEMMVGPAKALFMDEISTGLDSSTTFQIVNSIRQSIHILQGTAVISLLQPAPETYDLFDDIILLSDGHIVYQGPCENVQEFFELMGFICPERKGVADYLQEVTSRKDQEQYWSNRDQPYQFISAREFAEAFQSFHVGVKLGDELAIPFDKDKGHPAALTTNKYGVSKKELLKACIAREFLLMRRNSFVYTFKMTQMIFVGTVAMTVFLRTEMPKRTLEDGQIYLGALFFGILTLMFNGFSELVLSIIKLPVFYKQRDLLFFPAWAYSLPTWILKIPITLVEALVWVCMTYYVMGFESDAERFFKQYLLLVVINQTASALFRSIGALGRSIIVANTFGSCALLTVLVLGGFVMSRNDIKAWWIWGYWFSPLMYAQNAIAVNEFLGKSWSHVLPNSTEPLGVSVMKARGLFPQAYWYWIGVGALVAYVFLFNTIFTLALTYLNPFGKSQAVLTEETLAERNGQFIELSSKDNAEKGNQDRRNVSSRSMSARVGIISEDNQKKHGMVLPFQPLSITFDDISYRVDMPQEMKAQGVPEERLELLKGVSGAFRPGVLTALMGISGAGKTTLMDVLAGRKTGGYVEGTITISGYPKNQETFARIAGYCEQTDIHSPHVTVYESLQYSAWLRLPPDVDATTKQMFVEEVMELVELSPLREALVGLPGIDGLSTEQRKRLTIAVELVANPSIIFMDEPTSGLDARAAAIVMRTVRNTVDTGRTVVCTIHQPSIDIFDAFDELLLLKRGGEEIYVGPLGRLSCHLIEYFEGIGGVTRIKDGQNPATWMLDITSEAREATKGINFAEVYKNSELYRRNKEVIKEASTPAPGSKDLYFPTQYSQSFFTQCMACLWKQNWSYWRNPPYNAVRFLFTVFIALLFGTIFWDVGSQRRKKQDLFNSMGSMYAAVLFLGVQNATSVQPVVAIERTVFYRERAAGMYSALPYAVGQVLIELPYSFIQTILYGVIVYAMLGFEWTFVKFFWYLFFIYFTLLYFTFYGMMTVAVTPNQNIAAIVSSAFYALWNLFSGFIVPKTRIPIWWRWYYYICPISWTIYGLIASQFGDLQDRLDTGETVQHFIESYFGFDYDFVGYVAIITSGFAALFGFIFAYSIRTFNFQNR; from the exons ATGGAGGGAAGTGACATATTTAGAGTCAGTAGTGCAAGAATAAGCAGTTCTAACATATGGAGAAGTAGTGGCAGAGACATATTTTCTCGAACTTCTGTTGAACAAGACGATGAAGAAGCATTGACGTGGGCTGCCATTGAGAAACTACCAACTTATCTTCGGATAAGGAGAGGTCTATTGACTGACAAAGAGGGTGAAGCAAGAGAAATTGATATAAAAAACTTAGGAGTAGCTGAAAAAAGAAGCCTCTTGGAGAGGCTGGTTAAAGTTGCAGAAGAAGATAACGAAAGATTCTTGTTAAAACTCAAGGAACGAATTGATAG AGTTGGACTCGAGATTCCTGCTATTGAAGTCAGGTTTGATCATCTGAATGTTGATGCAAAAGCGTATGTCGGAGGAAGAGCACTGCCTACCATATTCAACTTCTCTGCTAATATTCTCGAG GGTACGCTAAACTATCTCCATCTTCTTCCCAGCAGAAAGAAACCACTACCAATACTTCATGATGTTAGCGGTATTATCAAGCCTGGAAG AATGGTATTGCTTTTAGGGCCACCAAGCTCCGGAAAAACAACACTCCTCTTGGCTTTGGCCGGAAAACTTGGATCAGATCTTCAA GTATCTGGGAGAGTGACATACAATGGTGCTGGTATGGATGAATTTGTCCCGCAAAGAACATCAGCTTATATAAGTCAACATGATCTTCACATAGGAGAAATGACAGTCAGAGAAACACTTGCTTTTTCAGCAAGATGTCAAGGGGTTGGAGCTCGTTACG AAACGTTATTAGAACTGTCTAGGAGAGAAAAGGAAGCAAACATCAAGCCAGATCCTGATATTGATATATACATGAAG GCAACATCACTGGAAGGGCAGGAGACTAGTGTTGTTACTGACTATACTCTAAAG ATTTTGGGACTTGAAGCCTGTGCTGATACCATTGTAGGGGATGAAATGTTCAGAGGTATTTCTGGAGGACAAAAGAAGAGACTAACAACAG GAGAGATGATGGTTGGACCGGCAAAAGCACTTTTCATGGATGAGATATCAACTGGTTTGGATAGTTCGACAACGTTTCAGATTGTGAATTCAATCAGGCAATCCATACATATCCTTCAGGGGACTGCTGTCATCTCACTTCTTCAGCCTGCACCAGAAACTTATGACCTATTTGACGACATTATCTTACTATCAGATGGGCATATTGTTTATCAAGGTCCATGTGAAAATGTGCAAGAATTCTTCGAGCTCATGGGCTTTATATGTCCGGAGAGGAAAGGAGTTGCTGACTATTTACAAGAA GTGACATCAAGAAAAGATCAAGAGCAGTATTGGTCTAATAGAGACCAGCCATATCAATTTATTAGTGCTAGAGAATTCGCAGAAGCATTTCAGTCGTTTCATGTCGGTGTGAAACTAGGTGATGAACTTGCTATTCCATTTGACAAAGACAAAGGCCACCCTGCTGCCTTAACCACTAACAAGTATGGTGTTAGCAAGAAAGAACTACTAAAAGCTTGCATAGCTAGAGAATTTTTGCTGATGCGGAGGAACTCATTTGTCTACACATTTAAGATGACACAA ATGATATTTGTTGGAACTGTAGCAATGACCGTTTTTCTACGAACAGAAATGCCTAAACGTACATTGGAAGACGGGCAGATTTACCTAGGTGCTCTCTTTTTTGGAATCCTAACACTTATGTTTAATGGATTCTCCGAACTTGTCTTGAGCATTATTAAACTTCCGGTCTTTTATAAGCAAAGGGACCTTCTTTTCTTCCCTGCTTGGGCATATTCTTTACCCACTTGGATCCTTAAAATCCCGATCACTCTCGTAGAAGCTTTAGTCTGGGTGTGCATGACTTACTATGTCATGGGGTTTGAGTCAGATGCTGAAAG GTTTTTCAAACAGTACCTCTTGCTAGTAGTGATTAACCAAACAGCGTCTGCATTATTTCGATCCATAGGCGCTCTGGGAAGGAGCATCATCGTTGCAAACACATTTGGTTCATGTGCTTTACTTACAGTACTTGTGTTGGGTGGATTCGTCATGTCAAGAA ATGATATCAAGGCATGGTGGATCTGGGGCTATTGGTTTTCGCCTCTCATGTATGCACAGAATGCTATAGCTGTGAATGAATTCCTAGGAAAGAGTTGGAGTCAT GTTCTTCCTAATTCAACAGAACCTTTAGGAGTATCCGTGATGAAGGCTCGTGGTCTCTTTCCACAAGCATACTGGTATTGGATTGGAGTTGGAGCTTTGGTTGCCTATGTTTTCCTCTTCAATACTATCTTCACGTTAGCTCTAACTTACCTTAACC CATTTGGGAAGTCTCAGGCAGTTTTAACAGAAGAAACCTTGGCTGAGAGAAATGGACAATTTATTGAATTGTCCTCAAAGG ATAATGCAGAAAAAGGGAACCAAGATCGAAGAAATGTATCTTCCAGGTCAATGTCAGCAAGAGTGGGTATTATTAGTGAAGATAACCAGAAGAAACATGGAATGGTTCTTCCTTTTCAACCTCTGTCCATCACATTTGACGATATAAGCTACAGGGTTGATATGCCTCAG GAAATGAAAGCTCAAGGTGTTCCTGAAGAGCGGCTAGAACTTTTAAAAGGTGTCAGTGGTGCATTTAGGCCTGGAGTTCTTACGGCTCTAATGGGTATTAGTGGAGCTGGGAAGACTACTCTGATGGATGTCTTGGCTGGTAGAAAAACAGGTGGCTATGTTGAGGGAACAATCACAATATCTGGATATCCGAAGAACCAAGAAACTTTTGCTCGTATCGCAGGCTACTGTGAACAAACTGATATTCACTCTCCTCATGTTACAGTTTATGAGTCCTTGCAATATTCAGCATGGCTTCGATTGCCTCCTGACGTTGACGCTACAACAAAACAG ATGTTCGTTGAGGAGGTTATGGAGCTTGTAGAGCTGAGTCCTTTGAGGGAAGCTCTAGTAGGATTACCTGGTATAGATGGTCTTTCAACTGAGCAGCGCAAGAGGCTGACGATTGCAGTTGAGTTGGTAGCCAATCCATCTATAATTTTTATGGATGAGCCCACTTCAGGACTTGATGCCAGGGCAGCAGCAATAGTGATGAGGACAGTGAGAAACACAGTGGATACAGGAAGAACTGTGGTGTGCACCATACACCAGCCGAGCATTGACATATTTGATGCTTTCGATGAG CTGCTCCTATTGAAACGTGGAGGTGAAGAAATATATGTTGGTCCATTAGGCCGTCTTTCTTGCCATCTAATTGAGTACTTTGAG GGTATCGGAGGAGTTACCAGAATAAAAGATGGCCAGAATCCAGCAACTTGGATGTTGGATATAACTTCTGAAGCACGTGAAGCAACAAAAGGAATTAACTTCGCAGAGGTGTATAAAAACTCGGAACTATACAG GAGAAACAAAGAAGTAATAAAGGAAGCAAGCACACCTGCACCAGGTTCCAAGGATTTGTACTTTCCAACTCAATACTCTCAGTCCTTTTTCACCCAATGTATGGCTTGCCTCTGGAAACAGAATTGGTCATATTGGCGCAATCCTCCGTACAATGCTGTGAGATTCCTGTTCACAGTGTTCATAGCATTATTGTTTGGGACAATATTCTGGGATGTTGGTTCTCAAAG GAGAAAAAAACAAGACCTTTTCAATTCGATGGGTTCTATGTATGCCGCTGTTTTATTCCTTGGAGTACAAAATGCCACATCAGTGCAGCCGGTTGTCGCTATTGAAAGAACTGTCTTTTACAGGGAAAGAGCCGCGGGGATGTATTCAGCTCTTCCATATGCTGTTGGGCAG GTGTTGATTGAGCTTCCCTACAGTTTCATCCAAACCATCCTTTACGGAGTCATAGTATATGCCATGCTTGGATTCGAGTGGACTTTTGTCAAATTCTTTTGGTATCTTTTCTTCATCTACTTCACGTTACTCTACTTCACCTTCTACGGGATGATGACAGTGGCAGTTACTCCAAACCAAAACATTGCTGCCATAGTTTCATCTGCATTTTATGCATTGTGGAACCTTTTCTCCGGTTTCATTGTTCCAAAAACA AGAATACCAATATGGTGGAGATGGTACTACTATATTTGCCCGATTTCTTGGACCATATACGGATTAATCGCTTCACAGTTCGGAGACTTACAAGACAGGCTAGATACAGGCGAAACGGTGCAACATTTTATAGAAAGCTATTTTGGGTTTGATTATGATTTTGTGGGATATGTTGCAATAATCACATCTGGATTTGCTGCACTATTTGGCTTCATTTTTGCCTATTCAATCAGGACTTTCAACTTCCAGAACAGATGA